One Calditrichota bacterium genomic window carries:
- a CDS encoding CBS domain-containing protein, with amino-acid sequence MIVKDYMKTDVITVGETDSFNQVIHAMKENHIRHIPVVKKGKVVGIVTESDIKKASASPATTLSVYELNYLLDKITAKDIMTKDVLTAHPEMTLEDAAMIMREHRIGGLPVTDRKKNLLGIITLTDIVDQFLDVMGVGARGIRITIEAEDKPGQIYKLASIIKEYHVNIISLVAPRHEDPKLRKIVMRIQCTKNVDKLVSEIEKEGFVVLSTIACEE; translated from the coding sequence ATGATTGTTAAAGATTACATGAAAACGGATGTAATCACGGTCGGAGAAACCGATTCCTTCAACCAAGTGATTCACGCCATGAAGGAAAACCATATTCGACACATCCCGGTCGTGAAAAAGGGGAAAGTGGTAGGAATTGTAACGGAATCGGACATTAAAAAGGCATCGGCCTCGCCGGCCACCACCCTTTCGGTTTACGAACTTAATTATCTGTTGGATAAAATCACCGCAAAAGATATTATGACAAAGGATGTTTTAACAGCTCATCCTGAAATGACTCTGGAAGATGCCGCCATGATTATGCGGGAACATCGGATTGGGGGGTTGCCGGTGACCGACCGCAAAAAAAATCTTCTCGGCATTATTACGCTTACCGATATTGTCGACCAATTTCTGGATGTGATGGGAGTGGGCGCGCGCGGTATTCGGATTACGATTGAAGCAGAGGACAAGCCCGGGCAAATCTACAAATTGGCCTCCATTATTAAAGAATACCACGTCAATATTATCAGCTTGGTTGCACCCCGGCATGAAGACCCCAAATTGCGCAAAATTGTGATGCGTATTCAATGCACAAAAAATGTGGATAAATTGGTGTCTGAAATTGAAAAAGAAGGATTTGTGGTCCTTTCAACGATCGCCTGTGAAGAGTAA
- a CDS encoding phenylacetate--CoA ligase codes for MTRTPNTKHLPFSETISDLISYTYAHAPYFKFLLDSNHLNPNDFSTPADLEKIPVTHKDDLIRLQAENPPFGGWLAQPVSQLRRIFLSPGPIFDPEGDTDDFWHFEKALRLAGFREGDVVQNTFSYHMTPGGFMLDAGLRKIGCVVFPAGVGNTDLQVKAALSQNITGYTGTPSYLMAILKRAEEMGIHPKKELHYRVALVTGEPLPPSLRREFQEDYGISVFQVYATADIGCAGFECTQQEGWHVSDQTLVQICDPATGKECPPGETGEIVVTHFNATYPLIRFGTGDLSFFMKEPCPCGDASPRLGGYKGRVGEGVKVKGMFVHPSQVWDVLKKIPCVKDFQILVTRTGHKDILTYQLIAAETGCEGRTDEIEEALKSVVKVYGNVKWVHAFEIPDRRVIDVRKWE; via the coding sequence GTGACACGCACACCAAACACCAAACATCTTCCGTTTTCGGAAACAATAAGCGATCTGATTTCCTACACTTACGCACACGCACCCTATTTTAAATTTTTGCTCGATTCAAACCACCTCAACCCTAACGATTTTTCTACGCCAGCCGATTTGGAAAAAATCCCTGTTACACACAAAGATGATCTCATTCGGCTTCAGGCTGAAAATCCGCCGTTTGGCGGATGGCTGGCGCAACCCGTGAGTCAATTACGACGAATCTTTCTCTCGCCGGGACCGATTTTTGATCCCGAAGGCGATACAGATGATTTTTGGCACTTTGAAAAGGCCCTCCGTTTAGCCGGTTTTCGTGAAGGGGATGTCGTTCAAAACACCTTCTCTTATCACATGACCCCCGGAGGATTTATGCTGGATGCGGGCTTGCGGAAAATAGGTTGTGTCGTCTTTCCCGCCGGTGTCGGAAACACCGATTTACAGGTAAAGGCAGCCCTTTCTCAAAACATCACCGGCTACACCGGCACGCCCTCCTATTTGATGGCCATTCTAAAAAGGGCAGAAGAAATGGGCATTCATCCCAAAAAGGAGCTGCATTATCGGGTGGCCCTGGTCACGGGCGAGCCCCTTCCGCCCTCGCTTCGCAGGGAGTTTCAGGAGGACTACGGTATCTCTGTTTTTCAAGTTTACGCCACAGCCGATATTGGCTGTGCCGGATTTGAATGTACGCAGCAGGAAGGCTGGCACGTGAGCGACCAGACACTGGTGCAGATTTGCGACCCGGCCACAGGCAAGGAATGTCCTCCCGGAGAAACCGGTGAGATTGTGGTCACCCATTTTAATGCCACTTATCCCCTTATTCGGTTTGGTACGGGCGATTTGTCCTTTTTTATGAAAGAGCCTTGTCCCTGTGGCGATGCCTCACCGCGTCTGGGCGGGTACAAGGGGCGTGTGGGTGAAGGCGTTAAGGTGAAGGGCATGTTTGTTCACCCCAGCCAGGTTTGGGATGTGTTGAAGAAAATACCCTGTGTAAAAGATTTTCAAATTTTGGTTACCCGCACCGGTCACAAAGACATCCTGACCTATCAGCTGATTGCGGCCGAAACCGGGTGCGAGGGACGAACGGACGAAATCGAAGAGGCCCTTAAAAGCGTTGTAAAGGTCTATGGAAATGTGAAATGGGTTCATGCTTTTGAAATTCCCGATCGTAGGGTAATCGACGTAAGAAAATGGGAGTGA
- a CDS encoding ABC transporter ATP-binding protein, whose amino-acid sequence MLKLNNIEVVYNKVILVLKGMSIEVPDGKIIALLGANGAGKTTTLKAISGLLKSEDGEVTDGSIEFNGKRIDNKGAEEIVQMGIFQVLEGRRVFEHLTIEENLKAGAYTRKDGQNVKRDLDMVYDYFPRLKDLKNNVAGYISGGEQQMLAIGRALMAKPRLMLLDEPSLGLAPLLVREIFEIIQRINTEEKVSILLVEQNARAALSISEYAYIMENGRVGLDGLTEELRDNPDVREFYLGLSELGKRKSFRDVKHYKRRKRWL is encoded by the coding sequence ATGCTGAAACTAAACAATATTGAAGTGGTTTACAACAAAGTCATCCTGGTCCTGAAGGGAATGTCCATCGAGGTGCCGGATGGAAAAATTATTGCCCTTTTGGGAGCCAATGGCGCCGGAAAGACCACGACGTTAAAGGCGATTTCCGGATTGCTGAAATCCGAGGATGGTGAGGTTACGGACGGAAGCATCGAGTTTAATGGTAAGCGAATCGACAACAAGGGCGCCGAGGAAATCGTTCAGATGGGGATCTTTCAGGTGCTGGAGGGCCGGCGCGTGTTTGAACATCTGACGATTGAAGAGAATCTGAAAGCCGGCGCGTACACCCGAAAAGACGGCCAAAATGTGAAGCGGGATTTGGATATGGTGTACGATTATTTTCCCCGTCTGAAAGACCTGAAAAACAATGTGGCCGGCTATATTTCCGGTGGCGAACAACAGATGCTCGCCATCGGCCGGGCCCTGATGGCCAAACCCCGCCTCATGCTGCTGGATGAACCCTCCCTCGGGCTGGCGCCCCTTCTGGTCCGGGAAATTTTTGAGATTATTCAACGGATCAACACCGAGGAAAAAGTCAGTATTTTGCTGGTTGAGCAAAATGCCCGGGCAGCGCTTTCCATTTCGGAATATGCCTACATTATGGAAAATGGGCGGGTGGGACTGGATGGTTTGACGGAAGAGTTGAGAGATAACCCCGATGTCCGGGAATTTTATCTGGGCCTGTCTGAACTGGGCAAACGAAAAAGCTTCCGCGATGTGAAACATTACAAACGCCGGAAACGGTGGCTGTAG
- a CDS encoding ABC transporter substrate-binding protein — protein sequence MVKKWAVLFVGILFLFGLLSPVGARPKTIKVGAIFDITGPTGDVGWHYADGVRDYYKWLNANGGINGVKIDLKWTDYQYKIPQAISAYKKFVEQEKVKAIIGWGTGDSEALRTKIIKDKIPYISASFSQNLVWMPGNWNFLPVTTYADHVRTVLKYIKDHWKQNRPVRVALIFNDSGYGRAPLAPAKRYAKKLGIDIVDEENVSLRALDATSQLLRIKQKKADYAFIQETFMATATILKDAKKLGLTTIFTGNFWGTGQKLAELAGPAANGYLGVMPFAIWSENNVKGIQLLKKINKQYHPKIKYREPPYMTGWVNAAIMAQAIKIALATVNNDPSKVTGALIKKGFETIKDFKIDGLVTPVSYTKKDHRGAKDVKLVTIKDGQLVPVTGWIQTPPVPKEEMEGKE from the coding sequence ATGGTGAAAAAATGGGCTGTTCTTTTCGTGGGGATTCTGTTTCTATTTGGCCTTTTGAGTCCTGTAGGCGCCAGGCCAAAAACAATCAAAGTGGGGGCCATTTTCGACATCACGGGTCCCACGGGGGATGTAGGGTGGCATTATGCAGACGGGGTTCGGGATTATTACAAATGGCTTAATGCGAATGGAGGCATCAATGGCGTAAAAATCGATTTAAAATGGACGGATTACCAGTACAAAATTCCCCAGGCTATTTCGGCCTACAAAAAATTTGTGGAGCAGGAGAAAGTAAAGGCCATCATCGGCTGGGGTACCGGCGACAGCGAGGCCCTGCGAACCAAGATTATCAAAGACAAAATCCCCTACATTTCGGCCTCTTTTTCTCAAAATCTCGTCTGGATGCCGGGCAACTGGAATTTCCTCCCGGTAACCACGTATGCCGACCACGTGCGTACGGTTCTGAAATACATTAAGGACCACTGGAAACAAAATCGGCCTGTCCGCGTCGCCCTTATTTTCAACGACAGCGGTTACGGGCGCGCGCCACTGGCCCCGGCCAAACGTTATGCGAAAAAACTGGGAATCGACATTGTGGATGAAGAAAACGTTTCGCTGCGAGCACTGGACGCCACCTCCCAATTGTTGCGGATCAAACAGAAAAAGGCTGATTATGCCTTTATTCAGGAGACCTTTATGGCCACCGCTACCATTCTTAAAGACGCCAAAAAATTGGGGTTAACCACGATTTTTACGGGAAATTTCTGGGGCACCGGGCAAAAACTGGCAGAGCTGGCCGGACCGGCCGCAAATGGCTATCTGGGAGTCATGCCTTTTGCAATCTGGAGCGAGAACAACGTGAAGGGTATTCAATTGCTGAAAAAAATCAACAAACAGTATCATCCAAAAATCAAATATCGTGAACCCCCCTACATGACCGGCTGGGTAAACGCCGCCATTATGGCCCAGGCCATCAAAATTGCCCTTGCAACGGTCAATAATGATCCCTCCAAAGTGACGGGGGCTCTCATTAAAAAAGGCTTCGAGACGATCAAGGATTTTAAAATCGATGGCCTTGTCACCCCTGTGAGCTACACCAAAAAAGATCACCGGGGGGCAAAAGATGTGAAGCTGGTCACGATAAAGGATGGTCAACTGGTTCCTGTGACCGGTTGGATTCAAACCCCGCCTGTTCCCAAGGAGGAGATGGAAGGGAAAGAATAA
- a CDS encoding branched-chain amino acid ABC transporter permease, with amino-acid sequence MSERPAGVFNVSYKQDREIFRTRFLRFWMIVFFIAILTGPLYMNNYLLSMANLTGIAIIGAMGLNILTGLAGQISLGQGAFIGVGAYASALLTTRLGLSFWVALPMAGFITAFVGMAFGVPSLRIKGLYLAIATLAAQVIIEFTIVHWRSLTNGTSGILVPPPKIGSFEFSSERSFYYLIFVVLVLAVTYARNLLRTRIGRAFIAIRDNDIAAEILGVNLFKYKLLAFFVSSFYAGIAGSLWAHYITIITPEHFTITVSIDYLAMIIIGGLGSVLGTIYGAIFITLLPEFLRVLAGSLGSIYPNIGDILGASRELVFGLIVILFLIYEPDGLYHRWQMIKAYWKLWPFSY; translated from the coding sequence ATGAGTGAGCGTCCAGCTGGCGTATTTAATGTTTCGTACAAGCAAGATCGGGAAATCTTCCGGACGCGCTTTTTGCGTTTCTGGATGATTGTATTCTTCATTGCCATTCTGACCGGTCCCTTGTACATGAACAATTACCTCCTGTCAATGGCCAATCTTACGGGAATTGCCATTATCGGGGCGATGGGCCTGAATATTTTAACAGGCTTGGCCGGGCAGATTTCTCTGGGCCAGGGAGCCTTTATCGGTGTGGGCGCCTATGCTTCAGCCCTCCTCACCACACGGCTGGGTCTCAGTTTTTGGGTAGCCCTGCCAATGGCCGGTTTTATTACGGCTTTTGTCGGAATGGCTTTCGGCGTTCCGTCTCTGCGAATCAAGGGGCTTTATCTGGCCATCGCTACACTGGCGGCCCAGGTTATTATTGAATTTACTATTGTTCATTGGAGAAGCCTGACCAACGGCACCTCTGGAATTCTGGTACCGCCTCCCAAAATCGGATCCTTTGAATTTTCCAGCGAAAGATCGTTCTATTACCTGATTTTTGTTGTGTTGGTTCTGGCGGTCACGTATGCGAGGAATTTGCTGCGAACCCGCATTGGAAGAGCCTTTATTGCCATTCGGGACAACGATATTGCCGCAGAAATTCTGGGGGTTAATCTGTTTAAATACAAGCTCCTGGCCTTTTTCGTCAGTTCCTTCTATGCGGGTATAGCGGGAAGCCTCTGGGCGCACTACATTACCATCATTACGCCCGAGCATTTTACCATTACCGTTTCGATCGATTATCTGGCGATGATTATTATCGGCGGGCTGGGAAGCGTACTGGGTACCATCTACGGGGCTATTTTTATTACGCTTTTACCCGAATTTTTGCGGGTGTTGGCCGGCTCACTCGGCAGTATCTACCCGAACATCGGAGATATTCTGGGAGCCAGCCGCGAGTTGGTTTTTGGCCTCATTGTAATTCTGTTTCTGATTTATGAACCCGACGGCCTTTACCACCGCTGGCAAATGATCAAGGCCTATTGGAAATTGTGGCCCTTTTCATATTAG
- a CDS encoding branched-chain amino acid ABC transporter permease: MIFFLQLMVTGFVVGSVYALVALGFVLIYKSSRVINFAQGELVLVGAFVCLSLTTTYKVPFFLAFLLTMTVAVIVGLLIERFFLRPMIGEPVLSIIMLTIGLSSFLRGIVEIIWGTETRVFPPIFPSKPINFGGIVISQVYMWSFILAVLFLGIFTVFFKFTNEGIAMRAAADDEDAALSMGISIKKIYGLAWAIAALVAAVGGVVIGNINGVNISLSMMGLRVFPVVILGGLDSIPGAIIGGLAIGILENLAGGYLDPFFGGGVKEIFPFIILVLVLMIKPYGLFGLERIERV, encoded by the coding sequence ATGATATTCTTCCTTCAATTAATGGTAACCGGCTTTGTGGTGGGCAGTGTTTATGCGCTGGTGGCACTGGGATTTGTTCTCATCTACAAATCCAGCCGGGTCATTAATTTTGCCCAGGGCGAATTGGTTCTTGTGGGAGCCTTTGTGTGCCTGTCCCTTACCACTACTTACAAGGTGCCCTTTTTCCTGGCTTTCTTACTAACCATGACCGTAGCGGTGATCGTGGGTCTGCTGATTGAACGGTTTTTCCTCCGTCCCATGATCGGAGAACCCGTGCTTTCCATCATCATGCTGACGATCGGGTTGTCCAGCTTCCTGAGAGGAATCGTGGAAATCATCTGGGGAACGGAAACCCGGGTTTTCCCTCCCATTTTCCCAAGCAAGCCCATTAATTTCGGCGGGATCGTGATTTCCCAGGTTTACATGTGGAGTTTTATTCTGGCGGTTCTGTTCCTTGGAATTTTTACCGTCTTTTTTAAATTCACCAATGAAGGCATTGCCATGCGCGCGGCCGCCGATGATGAGGACGCCGCCCTCTCCATGGGCATCAGCATTAAAAAAATCTACGGTCTCGCATGGGCTATTGCGGCCCTGGTTGCAGCCGTCGGAGGGGTGGTCATCGGAAACATTAACGGAGTAAATATCAGCCTGAGCATGATGGGCCTGCGGGTGTTTCCCGTCGTGATTCTGGGCGGATTGGATTCCATTCCGGGAGCCATTATCGGAGGTTTGGCGATTGGTATACTGGAGAATCTTGCAGGCGGCTATCTGGACCCCTTTTTTGGAGGCGGCGTGAAAGAGATTTTCCCCTTTATTATCCTGGTGCTGGTGTTAATGATCAAACCGTACGGATTGTTCGGTTTGGAACGAATTGAAAGGGTGTAG
- a CDS encoding long-chain fatty acid--CoA ligase, which translates to MTAPDTFPKLLLEKAQKYGRKRIAIREKDFGIWNNVTWQDYLNHVENFALGLLTLGFNRGDKVSIIGDNEPEWVYGELAVQALGGIAVGIYQDSTPEEVQFAADFSNSRYVIAEDQEQIDKLLEIKDRLPSAEKFIYWDPKGMRYYRDPMLMSFQEVEKLGADYKKDHPGEFERQVAAGKGEDIALFLTTSGTTGRPKLVMLTHKNMIKMAENLSIKVDPLKEKDNFVSFLPMAWAGEQMMSVAGALRIGFTVNFPEEPETIRADIREIAPQVMFSPPRIWESILSDIQVKIADTTAFKRWVFNFAMKIGRPLADMKFAKQKPSLWWKFLHKLADILVFRALRDRIGLSRIRYAYTGGAALGPDVFRFYHAIGVNLKQIYGQTEISGISVVHRDHDIKFNTVGQPIPETEIKISEEGEILSRSPSVFVGYYRDPEATKEALRDGWLHSGDAGEIDEDGHLIMFDRVKDIMRLSDGSRFSPQYIENKLKFSPYIKEAVAFGKGRDYVTVFINIDMANVGKWAEMHRIPYTTYVDLSQKPEVYDLIRSDVERVNSELPEKAHIRKFVILHKELDADDAELTRTKKVRRGFIAERYKELVEALYRDQQTCEVEAQVKYRDGREARIRTNLKLEFMKSEAKEVLS; encoded by the coding sequence ATGACAGCGCCTGACACATTCCCAAAACTCCTGCTTGAAAAAGCCCAAAAATACGGCCGCAAACGAATTGCAATCCGGGAAAAAGACTTTGGTATCTGGAACAACGTAACCTGGCAGGATTATCTGAATCACGTGGAAAATTTTGCTCTGGGTCTGCTAACCCTGGGATTTAACCGGGGTGATAAAGTTTCGATTATCGGTGATAATGAGCCGGAGTGGGTGTACGGCGAACTGGCCGTTCAGGCCCTTGGGGGAATTGCCGTTGGCATTTACCAGGATTCCACGCCGGAAGAGGTCCAATTTGCCGCTGATTTCTCCAATTCCCGCTACGTGATTGCCGAAGACCAGGAGCAGATTGACAAATTGCTGGAGATTAAGGATCGTCTGCCGAGCGCGGAAAAATTCATTTACTGGGATCCCAAAGGCATGCGGTATTACCGCGATCCTATGCTCATGAGTTTTCAGGAAGTCGAAAAGCTGGGAGCAGATTACAAAAAAGACCATCCCGGGGAATTTGAACGGCAGGTAGCCGCGGGAAAAGGTGAGGACATTGCCCTTTTTCTGACCACCTCCGGAACAACCGGGCGGCCCAAACTGGTTATGCTCACCCACAAGAATATGATCAAAATGGCTGAGAATCTGTCAATTAAGGTAGACCCGCTGAAGGAAAAAGACAACTTTGTTTCCTTCCTGCCAATGGCCTGGGCCGGGGAACAAATGATGTCGGTTGCGGGTGCCCTGCGAATCGGCTTCACGGTTAACTTTCCGGAAGAGCCGGAAACCATTCGGGCCGATATTCGGGAAATTGCTCCGCAGGTCATGTTTTCTCCGCCGCGTATCTGGGAGAGCATCTTGTCGGATATTCAGGTCAAAATTGCAGACACCACGGCCTTTAAACGATGGGTTTTTAATTTTGCCATGAAAATCGGGCGTCCCCTGGCGGACATGAAATTCGCCAAACAAAAACCCAGCCTCTGGTGGAAATTCCTGCACAAGCTGGCGGATATTCTGGTTTTTCGCGCCCTGCGCGACCGCATCGGCCTGTCGCGAATTCGCTACGCCTACACGGGCGGTGCCGCTCTGGGTCCGGATGTTTTCCGCTTTTACCACGCCATTGGGGTTAACCTGAAACAGATCTACGGACAAACCGAAATTTCAGGCATTTCCGTTGTGCACCGGGACCATGATATCAAATTTAACACCGTAGGACAACCCATTCCCGAGACGGAGATCAAAATCTCTGAAGAAGGAGAAATCCTCTCCCGCAGTCCCAGCGTTTTTGTGGGATACTACCGGGATCCGGAGGCAACCAAAGAAGCCCTGCGGGACGGCTGGCTGCATTCCGGCGATGCCGGTGAAATCGATGAAGACGGGCATTTGATAATGTTCGACCGCGTAAAGGACATTATGAGATTGTCCGATGGCAGCCGATTCTCGCCGCAGTACATCGAAAACAAGCTGAAATTCAGTCCCTACATCAAAGAAGCCGTGGCTTTCGGAAAGGGACGCGATTACGTCACGGTTTTCATCAATATTGACATGGCCAATGTGGGGAAATGGGCCGAGATGCACCGTATTCCGTACACCACCTACGTCGATCTTTCTCAGAAACCGGAGGTGTACGATCTCATTCGAAGCGACGTGGAGCGCGTGAACAGCGAGCTCCCCGAAAAGGCCCACATTCGAAAATTTGTAATTCTGCATAAGGAATTAGACGCCGACGATGCGGAATTGACTCGCACGAAAAAAGTGAGGCGGGGATTCATAGCCGAGCGGTACAAAGAGCTGGTGGAAGCCCTTTACCGCGATCAGCAGACCTGTGAGGTTGAAGCGCAGGTGAAATACCGCGACGGGCGCGAGGCACGCATTCGAACCAATTTAAAATTAGAATTTATGAAAAGCGAGGCGAAAGAGGTTCTTTCATGA
- a CDS encoding ABC transporter ATP-binding protein, which yields MALLDVRNLSLHFGGVNALTDVSLTVNSGEIYAIIGPNGAGKTSLLNSISGLYHPQRGSIFYNDQNISHFPPHKRAQLGIARTFQNIELFKGMTTLDNLMLGSHTHLKSGALFAGIYFGFAEKEEINERKFIEEIIDFLEIEHIRNQVVGTLSYGLQKRLEIGRALALRPKLILMDEPMAGMNLEEKEDIARFIIDINEEWDITVVLIEHDMGVVMDISNRVCVLDFGLKIAEGTPETVKNNPNVIRAYLGEEADVQ from the coding sequence ATGGCGCTTTTAGACGTACGCAATCTATCGCTGCACTTTGGGGGTGTAAATGCCCTCACAGACGTAAGTCTCACCGTGAATTCCGGTGAGATTTACGCAATTATTGGACCCAATGGTGCCGGGAAAACCAGTCTTCTCAATTCAATTAGCGGGTTGTATCATCCCCAGCGCGGGTCCATATTTTACAACGACCAAAACATTTCCCATTTTCCCCCACACAAACGCGCCCAACTCGGGATTGCCCGCACATTTCAAAATATTGAACTTTTTAAGGGAATGACCACTCTTGACAATCTGATGCTGGGGTCCCACACGCACTTAAAGTCGGGGGCTCTTTTTGCGGGGATCTATTTCGGCTTTGCCGAAAAAGAGGAAATCAATGAACGCAAATTTATCGAAGAAATTATTGATTTCCTGGAAATCGAGCATATTCGCAATCAGGTTGTGGGGACGCTTTCTTACGGATTGCAAAAACGGCTGGAAATTGGACGGGCATTGGCTCTTCGGCCCAAACTCATTTTGATGGATGAACCCATGGCGGGTATGAATCTGGAAGAAAAAGAGGATATCGCCCGCTTCATCATCGACATCAATGAGGAGTGGGACATTACAGTCGTTCTGATCGAACACGATATGGGAGTGGTAATGGACATTTCCAATCGTGTGTGTGTTCTGGATTTTGGACTCAAAATCGCCGAGGGAACGCCGGAAACCGTGAAAAACAATCCCAATGTGATTCGCGCATACCTGGGCGAGGAGGCAGACGTTCAATGA
- a CDS encoding HAD family hydrolase, whose protein sequence is MGTQVLRPLLSQPYEGLIFDVLYTLVDDAGFPRDVIVRFLEESGVRVNREAYNQEYDAYRKTLFDWSAIRPFVRVWELHRRRLQHFYNLYSVERNIEKDLSRLWEYMGTSHIYPDAAEVLPQLKKRFKMGILSNADKDDPLIRKLIGRGFEFDVILTSEEAGCYKPDRRIFEIMGEKMGLPADKLLMIGDSPEADITGAHRAGMDVAWINRDGKKLPPRVKPPTYEFANLKDLAAFLIG, encoded by the coding sequence ATGGGAACCCAAGTTTTACGACCCCTTTTGTCTCAGCCTTATGAAGGCCTGATTTTTGATGTGCTGTATACCCTGGTAGATGATGCCGGTTTTCCACGGGATGTGATTGTGCGGTTTTTGGAAGAAAGCGGTGTTCGGGTTAACCGGGAGGCGTACAATCAGGAGTATGACGCCTATCGCAAAACGCTGTTTGACTGGTCCGCTATTCGCCCGTTTGTTCGGGTCTGGGAGCTTCACAGGCGCCGGCTTCAGCATTTTTACAATTTATATTCCGTCGAACGAAATATTGAAAAGGACCTCTCAAGGTTGTGGGAGTACATGGGAACCAGCCATATTTATCCCGATGCTGCAGAGGTTTTGCCGCAGTTGAAGAAGAGATTCAAAATGGGTATTCTTTCGAATGCGGATAAGGATGATCCCCTGATTCGAAAACTAATCGGCCGGGGATTTGAATTTGATGTGATTTTGACCTCTGAAGAGGCAGGCTGTTACAAGCCGGACCGCCGGATATTTGAGATAATGGGCGAGAAAATGGGCCTGCCTGCGGATAAGCTTCTCATGATTGGGGACTCCCCCGAAGCCGATATTACCGGTGCTCACCGCGCCGGAATGGATGTGGCCTGGATCAATCGGGACGGGAAGAAATTGCCTCCAAGGGTGAAGCCGCCCACCTATGAATTTGCGAATCTGAAGGATCTGGCCGCCTTCTTGATCGGTTAG